From one Mycolicibacterium sp. HK-90 genomic stretch:
- a CDS encoding ABC transporter substrate-binding protein, with protein sequence MSYESTAEPIKVGYLMDFTLPPGFPDELRASFTQTFDLVFEEAVAQGLMDRPVQMIYREVEGLPKGSVKAVIDAYGELVDEGCLVVFGPNITDNCVPLREAIEDRFKVPAISVTGTDDWLGEWTFAFPQGSMTDEPIFLADLVAKRGLTEIGVLVEQNLIGDSYLKNLRSACARKGIRIVAEAGIAQTAQDINAAVSTLHDAKAEAIVHLGFGFGIVFINPALEAVDWDPPRFTTTAFQNAWVNPIMWNAFLGWVGVDQYDEGNPVGQAWLDRYAKRYNGSRPEYCVSVVNHDVAATLVRAFTDAHPLSPRGVKEALERVKMMPAASGAPGTRVSLGKWTRRAWMGAGYLVARTLDEDGINSHLVDRFGEDAS encoded by the coding sequence ATGTCATACGAGAGCACTGCGGAGCCCATCAAGGTCGGTTACCTGATGGACTTCACCTTGCCGCCGGGCTTTCCGGACGAGCTGCGGGCTTCGTTCACCCAGACCTTTGACCTGGTGTTCGAAGAGGCCGTCGCGCAAGGGCTGATGGATCGGCCGGTGCAGATGATCTACCGCGAGGTGGAAGGGCTGCCGAAGGGTTCGGTGAAGGCAGTGATCGACGCCTACGGCGAGCTGGTCGACGAAGGCTGCCTGGTGGTGTTCGGGCCGAACATCACCGACAACTGTGTTCCGCTACGGGAAGCGATCGAGGACCGTTTCAAGGTGCCGGCCATCAGCGTCACGGGCACCGACGACTGGCTCGGTGAGTGGACGTTCGCCTTCCCGCAAGGCTCGATGACCGACGAGCCCATCTTTCTCGCGGACCTCGTCGCCAAGCGCGGTCTGACCGAGATCGGCGTACTCGTCGAGCAGAACCTCATCGGTGATAGCTATCTGAAGAATCTGCGGAGCGCCTGTGCCCGCAAGGGGATTCGGATCGTCGCCGAGGCCGGTATCGCTCAGACCGCCCAAGACATCAACGCCGCGGTGAGCACTCTGCACGACGCGAAGGCCGAGGCGATCGTGCACCTCGGCTTCGGTTTCGGCATCGTCTTCATCAACCCGGCACTCGAGGCCGTCGACTGGGATCCACCACGCTTCACCACCACCGCGTTCCAGAACGCCTGGGTCAACCCGATCATGTGGAACGCGTTCCTGGGCTGGGTCGGGGTCGACCAGTACGACGAGGGCAACCCGGTCGGACAGGCTTGGCTCGACCGATATGCGAAGCGGTACAACGGGAGTCGCCCCGAGTACTGCGTGTCGGTGGTCAACCATGACGTCGCCGCCACGCTGGTGCGCGCCTTCACCGACGCCCATCCGCTGAGCCCGCGAGGGGTCAAAGAAGCGCTGGAGCGCGTGAAGATGATGCCCGCCGCCTCCGGCGCCCCCGGAACCCGGGTGTCCCTGGGGAAGTGGACCCGCCGCGCGTGGATGGGTGCGGGATACCTGGTCGCCCGGACCCTCGATGAAGACGGCATCAATTCGCACCTGGTGGATCGCTTCGGGGAAGACGCCTCGTGA
- a CDS encoding CbbQ/NirQ/NorQ/GpvN family protein, which yields MANESGLAYQNGATSPGSAVRPYYTPLGNEETVFKAAYRQGLSLMLKGPTGCGKTRFVEAMAYDLGRPLITVACHDDLTTADLVGRYLLRGDETVWVDGPLTRAVREGAICYLDEVVEARQDTTVVLHPLSDYRRQLPIERLGITLDAAPGFGLVMSYNPGYQSVLKDLKDSTRQRMVAIEFGFPAPGVEEGIIGHEAGVDGPTAAELVRFGQAIRRLETGGLREVASTRVLIAAGRLVAEGLPMAVAARVAVAGPLTDDVAVSRGLYELIDVYLGGSASGD from the coding sequence ATGGCCAACGAGTCCGGGCTCGCTTACCAGAACGGCGCCACATCGCCGGGCTCGGCCGTGCGTCCCTACTACACGCCGCTCGGCAACGAGGAGACGGTGTTCAAGGCGGCCTACCGCCAAGGGCTTTCGCTGATGCTCAAAGGTCCGACCGGTTGCGGCAAGACCCGCTTCGTCGAAGCGATGGCGTACGACCTCGGACGCCCATTGATCACCGTGGCCTGCCATGACGACCTCACCACCGCCGATCTCGTCGGCCGATACCTGCTGCGCGGTGACGAGACGGTCTGGGTGGACGGCCCGCTGACCCGCGCCGTGCGTGAGGGTGCGATCTGCTATCTGGATGAGGTGGTCGAGGCACGCCAGGACACCACCGTGGTGTTGCACCCGCTGTCCGACTACCGGCGTCAACTGCCGATCGAGCGCCTCGGCATCACGCTCGACGCGGCGCCGGGATTCGGTCTGGTCATGTCCTACAACCCGGGCTACCAAAGCGTTCTCAAAGACCTCAAGGATTCGACGCGGCAGCGGATGGTGGCCATCGAGTTCGGCTTTCCCGCCCCCGGGGTCGAAGAGGGCATCATCGGCCACGAGGCGGGGGTGGATGGGCCCACCGCCGCCGAGTTGGTGCGGTTCGGGCAGGCCATCCGGCGCCTGGAGACGGGTGGTCTGCGCGAAGTCGCCTCGACCCGGGTGCTGATCGCGGCCGGGCGGCTGGTGGCCGAGGGGCTGCCGATGGCCGTGGCGGCCCGGGTGGCGGTCGCGGGACCGCTCACCGATGACGTTGCGGTGAGCCGCGGTCTGTACGAGTTGATCGACGTCTACCTGGGCGGATCGGCATCCGGCGATTGA
- a CDS encoding nitric oxide reductase activation protein NorD, whose protein sequence is MLASALAGRAVGVAATDAGGAPWTDGQTVFVDLGAPPGRQLESVAVQASLIAAGSLDPDVVSALVRHRRLAKRYLAVEGHRALLANDALLPKALGALADRSIGESSDSAATSLAIARGSAALPGPAVTFGVIQAKKVLAAGTAARPAGQQSVGHVPRRQDARELEEMDDDPGNTDDSDDPDLFSSPVGGGGAIGKWLKKLLSSARKTGGSGGGPPGADSPTHRTTSTRRGVHAVSSLATVSADEVVDVKTEGVKYPEWDAERRIYRLDWCTVRETDPQIKAHATQQIEDAISVRRPLARLGMGLHRRHRQPQGDDIDIDAALEARVEVRAGSVPDEAVYLDSLRRRRDLSVLLLLDVSGSTAEPGTVGLTVHQQQRTAVAHLMVALHDLGDRVSLYAYYSQGRSAVTMVPVKRFDDHLDAQVIRRLNSLEPGAYSRLGAAIRHGSAVLEERGGTSRRLLVVLSDGLAYDHGYERAYGAADARRALTEARRRGTGCVCLTIGASTDVDALRRVFGSAAHATIASPDQLAGVIGPLFHSAIRSGEVRRRVS, encoded by the coding sequence ATGCTGGCGTCGGCGCTCGCGGGTCGCGCGGTCGGGGTGGCCGCGACCGATGCGGGTGGCGCGCCATGGACCGACGGCCAGACCGTGTTCGTCGACCTCGGCGCGCCGCCGGGGCGGCAGCTCGAATCGGTCGCCGTGCAGGCGTCGTTGATCGCGGCGGGGAGCCTGGACCCCGATGTGGTGAGCGCCCTGGTCCGTCATCGGCGCCTGGCCAAGCGGTATCTGGCCGTCGAAGGGCACCGGGCCCTGCTGGCCAACGATGCACTTCTGCCGAAAGCCCTTGGGGCCTTGGCGGATCGAAGTATCGGCGAGTCCAGCGATTCGGCTGCGACGTCGTTGGCGATCGCACGGGGATCAGCGGCGCTCCCGGGGCCGGCGGTGACTTTCGGGGTGATCCAGGCCAAGAAGGTTCTGGCGGCGGGCACGGCGGCCAGGCCGGCCGGTCAGCAATCTGTCGGGCACGTGCCGCGGCGGCAGGACGCCCGGGAACTCGAGGAGATGGACGACGACCCCGGCAACACAGATGACTCGGATGATCCGGATCTGTTCTCCAGCCCGGTCGGTGGGGGCGGTGCCATCGGAAAGTGGCTCAAGAAGCTGTTGTCGTCGGCGCGGAAGACCGGTGGCAGCGGCGGGGGGCCGCCCGGTGCCGACTCGCCGACGCACCGCACCACCTCGACCAGGCGCGGGGTCCATGCCGTCTCGTCGCTGGCGACGGTGTCCGCCGACGAGGTCGTCGACGTCAAGACCGAGGGCGTCAAGTACCCGGAATGGGACGCCGAGCGCAGAATCTATCGGCTCGACTGGTGCACTGTTCGTGAGACGGATCCGCAGATCAAGGCACATGCCACCCAGCAGATCGAGGATGCGATCAGTGTGCGGCGCCCGCTGGCGCGCCTCGGTATGGGCCTGCATCGGCGCCATCGCCAGCCCCAGGGTGACGACATCGACATCGATGCCGCCCTCGAGGCACGCGTCGAAGTCCGGGCCGGATCGGTGCCCGACGAGGCCGTCTATCTGGACAGCCTGCGCCGGCGCCGGGATCTGTCGGTGCTGCTGCTGCTGGATGTCTCCGGCTCGACGGCGGAGCCGGGCACTGTCGGGCTCACGGTGCACCAACAGCAGCGCACGGCGGTGGCCCACCTGATGGTGGCGCTACACGACCTGGGTGACCGGGTGTCGCTGTACGCCTACTACTCGCAGGGCCGTTCGGCGGTGACGATGGTTCCGGTGAAACGGTTCGACGACCACCTGGATGCGCAGGTGATTCGTAGACTGAACAGTCTTGAACCCGGCGCATATTCGCGACTCGGGGCCGCGATTCGGCACGGTTCGGCGGTGTTGGAGGAGCGTGGGGGCACCTCGCGGCGCCTGCTGGTCGTGCTGTCGGACGGACTCGCCTATGACCACGGCTATGAACGCGCCTACGGCGCTGCCGATGCCCGACGCGCCCTGACCGAGGCGCGGCGCCGCGGCACCGGCTGTGTCTGTCTGACCATCGGCGCGAGCACCGACGTGGACGCGCTGCGCCGGGTTTTCGGCAGTGCCGCACACGCCACCATCGCCAGTCCGGATCAGCTCGCCGGCGTCATCGGTCCGTTGTTCCACTCGGCTATTCGCTCCGGCGAGGTCCGTCGGCGGGTGTCATGA
- a CDS encoding TetR/AcrR family transcriptional regulator, protein MGRPQVTPGERKTLKRTPGRATDAGSTAEDRTRRTEILQTAASLIATSGLRTSLQEIADAAGILPGSLYHHFESKEAILVELLERYHEDLDRIAEQAQSRLDGPDPASPFDRIAELGADIARCAVAHRAALQMSFYESPSSNPELMALAQRRPTATLEAMQQTLRAARWSGYLRADIDLAVLSDRMCQSMLRVGLDVTRHNAAPEKVAILLCRILLEGLSSGHPTDAELDRSPAFLAADDVVQSWIVEAGSEADDKTAHIRAVARAEFGRRGYEGTTVRDIASAAGMGTGTVYRLIGSKDELLAAIMQSFGEKIAVGWNSVLSSEGTVIEKLDALSWIHTNALDQFGDEFRIQLAWMRQSPPDTPNPGWLFTQRVKQVKSLLTQGIKAGEIGIDSPSNEILARSVIGVGWIPENILRQLGTRASQIHVRDTSLRGVVAR, encoded by the coding sequence GTGGGCCGTCCCCAGGTAACGCCTGGGGAGCGCAAGACGCTCAAGCGCACCCCAGGTCGCGCAACCGACGCCGGCTCCACCGCTGAGGACCGCACGCGCCGCACCGAGATCCTCCAGACGGCGGCCTCGTTGATCGCCACGTCAGGCCTGCGCACGTCGCTGCAGGAGATCGCGGACGCGGCCGGCATCCTGCCGGGCAGCCTTTACCACCATTTCGAATCCAAGGAAGCGATCCTGGTGGAACTGCTCGAGCGGTACCACGAGGATCTCGATCGCATCGCCGAGCAGGCGCAGAGCCGCCTGGACGGTCCCGATCCGGCGTCGCCGTTCGACCGTATCGCCGAACTCGGCGCGGATATCGCGCGATGCGCCGTGGCGCACCGGGCGGCACTTCAGATGTCGTTCTACGAGAGTCCCAGTTCCAACCCGGAGCTCATGGCGCTGGCACAGCGCCGGCCGACGGCCACCCTGGAGGCCATGCAGCAGACGCTTCGGGCCGCCCGGTGGAGCGGCTATCTGCGCGCCGACATCGACCTGGCCGTCCTGTCCGACCGGATGTGCCAATCGATGCTGCGGGTGGGTCTCGACGTCACGCGGCACAACGCCGCGCCGGAGAAGGTCGCCATCCTCCTCTGCCGAATCCTGCTGGAAGGCCTGTCCTCCGGCCACCCCACCGATGCCGAACTCGATCGCTCTCCGGCGTTCCTGGCGGCAGACGATGTGGTGCAGAGCTGGATCGTCGAGGCCGGCTCCGAGGCCGACGACAAAACCGCCCACATCCGGGCGGTGGCCCGGGCCGAGTTCGGCCGGCGCGGCTACGAGGGCACGACCGTACGGGACATCGCCTCGGCGGCCGGCATGGGCACCGGCACCGTGTACCGCCTCATCGGATCCAAGGACGAACTGCTCGCGGCGATCATGCAGTCCTTCGGCGAGAAGATCGCGGTCGGCTGGAACAGTGTGCTGAGCTCCGAGGGCACGGTGATCGAGAAGCTCGATGCGCTGAGTTGGATTCACACCAATGCACTGGACCAGTTCGGCGACGAGTTCCGGATTCAGCTGGCGTGGATGCGCCAGTCACCGCCGGACACGCCCAATCCCGGCTGGTTGTTCACGCAACGCGTCAAACAGGTGAAATCGCTTCTCACCCAAGGGATCAAGGCCGGAGAAATCGGTATCGACAGCCCTTCCAACGAGATTCTGGCCCGGTCGGTCATCGGCGTGGGGTGGATACCGGAGAACATCCTGCGACAGCTGGGCACCCGCGCCTCGCAGATCCACGTCCGTGACACCAGTCTGCGCGGAGTGGTCGCGCGCTAG
- a CDS encoding acyl-CoA dehydrogenase family protein gives MQLTYDSDVEEFRAEFSAFLDANLPSEAQTLERPRSVSHMPQWARDWQRLLFDNGWLLPAQPPEFGGRNATVVQTFVHLDELCRRRIYHSFNPQGVNIIAASLLTFGSDEQKQRWAVPVLRGEKTASLGMSEPSAGSDLASLRTRAVRDGDEFVVNGQKVWTSGAHDADWLLTFVRTDPDAPKHKGISVLIIPTDTPGVVCRPFADMTGEENLDFNEVFFTDARVPAENLVGPLNGGWGVANGSLGHERTMMWLGFADRIDNMLADFQPKTELERDQYATTIMDYQALRAMGSAALAKASRGEADTASVSVLKLFGSEAERNAFENALTAAGPDGLIHPTTSGPYEHMNLDHYFASWFERYARSFGGTIAGGTSEIQRNIIATQVLGLPRR, from the coding sequence ATGCAGCTGACATACGATTCCGACGTCGAGGAGTTCCGCGCCGAGTTCTCGGCATTCCTCGATGCCAATCTCCCGTCGGAGGCGCAGACACTGGAGCGGCCGCGGTCGGTCTCGCACATGCCGCAGTGGGCCCGCGACTGGCAGCGGCTGTTGTTCGACAACGGCTGGCTGCTGCCCGCTCAGCCGCCCGAGTTCGGTGGCCGCAACGCCACGGTGGTCCAGACCTTCGTCCATCTCGACGAACTGTGCCGCCGCCGGATCTACCACAGTTTCAACCCCCAGGGCGTCAATATCATTGCGGCATCGCTGCTTACGTTCGGTTCCGACGAGCAGAAGCAGCGCTGGGCCGTGCCGGTGCTGCGCGGTGAGAAGACGGCGTCGCTGGGCATGAGCGAGCCCAGCGCGGGCTCGGATCTCGCGTCCCTTCGTACTCGGGCCGTCCGCGATGGTGACGAGTTCGTCGTCAACGGACAGAAGGTGTGGACCTCCGGGGCACATGATGCCGATTGGCTGCTGACCTTTGTACGCACCGACCCGGATGCGCCGAAGCACAAGGGAATCAGCGTGCTGATCATCCCGACCGACACCCCCGGCGTGGTGTGCCGGCCGTTCGCCGACATGACCGGCGAGGAGAACCTGGACTTCAACGAGGTCTTCTTCACCGATGCCCGGGTGCCGGCCGAGAACCTGGTCGGCCCGCTCAACGGCGGCTGGGGGGTGGCCAACGGATCACTCGGCCACGAGCGGACGATGATGTGGCTGGGCTTCGCCGACCGAATCGACAACATGCTGGCCGACTTCCAGCCCAAGACCGAACTGGAACGCGACCAGTACGCCACCACGATCATGGACTACCAGGCCTTGCGCGCCATGGGTTCTGCGGCGCTGGCCAAGGCCTCACGAGGCGAAGCGGACACCGCATCGGTGTCGGTGCTCAAACTGTTCGGTTCCGAGGCCGAGCGCAATGCGTTCGAGAATGCGCTGACCGCGGCCGGACCGGATGGGCTGATCCATCCGACTACCTCCGGGCCGTACGAACACATGAACCTCGACCACTACTTCGCCAGCTGGTTCGAGCGTTATGCCCGCAGCTTCGGCGGCACCATAGCCGGTGGCACGTCGGAGATTCAGCGCAACATCATCGCCACCCAGGTGTTGGGCCTGCCCCGGCGCTGA
- a CDS encoding acyl-CoA dehydrogenase family protein — MLLEFDADQRLWQETVRDAVTKQCPATLVREVAEQGVDPTPLWQSYIDQGWTELTEPNAVELAIVLEELGRATDLTPYLATMTQYAPLAGDRFDAAKAGTAVYSGVTANRDATGWVLTGTAHHVLDGDRAQTLAVVTDGGVFLVDAAKSVVHRSPIFDPVLHVAEVSFDSVHVDDTDRVHVDTEKARHLALTGMAITMVGACQRVLDLALEHVKQRQQFGVAIGSFQAVQHKAVDMHVAIERARALAYFAALTIAADDPRRRLASAMAKASAGECQAIVFRHGLQLFGAMGFTWENDVQFALKRAKAGELLLGGAAEHRATIAAEYRTSYRGL, encoded by the coding sequence GTGCTACTCGAATTCGATGCCGATCAGCGGCTATGGCAGGAAACCGTGCGCGACGCGGTAACCAAACAGTGCCCGGCCACGCTGGTCCGTGAGGTGGCCGAGCAGGGTGTCGATCCGACACCGCTGTGGCAGAGCTACATCGACCAGGGATGGACCGAGCTCACCGAGCCGAATGCGGTGGAGCTCGCTATCGTGCTTGAGGAGCTCGGACGAGCCACCGATCTGACGCCCTACCTGGCGACCATGACGCAGTACGCTCCGCTCGCCGGGGATCGGTTCGACGCGGCCAAGGCCGGCACCGCGGTGTACAGCGGTGTGACCGCCAACCGGGATGCCACCGGATGGGTGCTGACCGGAACCGCGCACCACGTGCTCGACGGCGACCGGGCACAGACTCTGGCCGTGGTGACCGATGGCGGCGTCTTCCTCGTCGACGCGGCCAAGTCGGTGGTGCATCGCAGCCCGATCTTCGATCCGGTGCTGCACGTGGCCGAGGTGTCGTTCGACAGTGTGCATGTCGATGACACGGACCGCGTACACGTGGATACCGAGAAGGCGCGTCACCTGGCCCTGACCGGCATGGCCATCACGATGGTCGGCGCCTGCCAGCGAGTCCTGGACCTGGCGCTCGAACACGTCAAGCAACGGCAGCAGTTCGGGGTGGCGATCGGGTCGTTCCAGGCCGTGCAGCACAAGGCCGTCGACATGCACGTCGCGATCGAAAGGGCCCGTGCACTGGCGTATTTCGCCGCCCTGACCATCGCCGCCGACGACCCGCGCCGACGGCTGGCGTCGGCGATGGCCAAGGCATCGGCGGGGGAATGCCAGGCGATCGTGTTCCGGCATGGCCTGCAACTCTTCGGGGCCATGGGCTTCACCTGGGAGAACGACGTGCAGTTCGCGCTCAAGCGCGCCAAGGCCGGTGAGCTCCTCCTGGGTGGTGCCGCCGAGCACCGCGCGACCATCGCCGCCGAATACCGCACGAGCTACAGGGGACTGTAA
- a CDS encoding amidohydrolase family protein — protein sequence MAIEQPDGTRVPVIDASVHVFFGSNKDLRQNFLKEPFASRGFPDYEMNWYGAPGGEYSKGTKGPDRQYPGSDPDIAAQHLFTDRGVDVAILHPMTRGIMPDRHLGTALAAAHNAMMVTRWLEHDAHGERFRGTIRVNPDDIVGALREIDKYKDHPRVVQIGVPMQSRELYGKPQFWPLWEAAADAGLPVAVHIEGGAGIQFAPTPSGKTRTYEQYLGFMALNYIYHLMNMIAEGVFERTPTLKFVWADGAADLLTPFMWRMDCFGRPHLEQTPWAPKMPSDYLPGHVYFVQGALDGPGDTEFAGEWLSFTGKEDMVMFGSSYPHWQLNEPKIPGAFSTEQRDKLLWRNAAKLYGLEEVFANSGSTSAVAAQ from the coding sequence TTGGCCATAGAGCAACCAGACGGGACGCGCGTTCCTGTCATCGACGCGAGCGTGCACGTCTTCTTCGGTTCGAACAAAGACCTGCGGCAGAACTTCTTGAAGGAACCCTTCGCCAGCCGCGGTTTCCCCGATTACGAGATGAACTGGTACGGCGCACCGGGTGGCGAATACTCCAAGGGCACCAAGGGGCCTGATCGCCAGTACCCCGGTTCCGATCCCGACATCGCCGCGCAACACCTGTTCACCGATCGCGGCGTCGACGTCGCGATCCTGCATCCGATGACCCGTGGCATCATGCCCGACCGTCACCTCGGTACCGCGCTGGCCGCCGCGCACAACGCGATGATGGTGACCCGCTGGCTCGAACACGACGCGCACGGTGAGCGGTTCCGCGGCACCATCCGGGTCAATCCGGACGACATCGTCGGGGCGCTGCGCGAGATCGACAAGTACAAAGACCACCCGCGCGTGGTGCAGATCGGCGTTCCGATGCAGTCGCGCGAACTCTATGGCAAGCCCCAGTTCTGGCCGTTGTGGGAGGCCGCCGCCGACGCCGGCCTGCCGGTGGCGGTTCACATCGAGGGCGGGGCGGGGATCCAGTTCGCGCCGACCCCGTCGGGCAAGACCCGGACCTATGAGCAGTACCTGGGATTCATGGCGCTCAACTACATCTATCACCTGATGAACATGATCGCCGAAGGCGTGTTCGAGCGGACACCGACGCTGAAGTTCGTCTGGGCCGACGGTGCCGCGGATCTGCTGACCCCGTTCATGTGGCGGATGGATTGCTTCGGCCGCCCCCATCTCGAGCAGACCCCATGGGCGCCGAAGATGCCCAGCGATTACCTACCTGGGCACGTGTACTTCGTCCAGGGTGCCCTCGACGGCCCCGGTGACACCGAGTTCGCCGGAGAGTGGTTGAGCTTCACCGGCAAGGAGGACATGGTGATGTTCGGCTCCAGTTACCCGCACTGGCAACTGAACGAGCCGAAGATCCCCGGGGCATTCAGCACCGAGCAGCGCGACAAGTTGTTGTGGCGCAATGCCGCCAAGCTGTACGGCCTGGAGGAAGTGTTCGCGAACTCCGGTTCGACATCCGCGGTTGCGGCACAGTAG
- a CDS encoding amidohydrolase family protein translates to MTTTEPITTNPRVPAAERIAIRCVDSDVHPMPRRGELIEYIPEPWRSKYFLSHKVGEQIYYDAPDYAHAYAMRVDAFPPDGEFACSDPDMALRQLIMEAGSDIAILEPTHSEHRLGEATAAYCTATNLWLANHWLDSHNNWHERWRGSVCVAIEEPQLAVAEIEQWAEHPYMAQVLIKAEPRPSWGDPKYDPIWAAATKHDITVSCHLSRGEYETLPTPPVGLPSYNHDFMVSYSLLAANQVMSLIFDGVFDRFPTLRIVFVEHAFTWILPLMWRMDAIYEARKSWMDIKRKPSEYVKDHIKFTTQPLDYPEDKTELSRAFEWMECEKILLYSSDYPHWTFDDPRWLVKHLPEHAREAIMFRNGIETYKLPETVPVLEGQVRVL, encoded by the coding sequence ATGACAACCACCGAGCCCATCACGACGAACCCACGGGTGCCCGCGGCCGAGCGGATCGCGATCCGGTGCGTCGATTCCGACGTACACCCCATGCCCCGGCGCGGCGAGTTGATCGAGTACATCCCAGAGCCGTGGCGCAGCAAGTACTTCCTGAGCCACAAGGTCGGCGAGCAGATCTACTACGACGCACCGGATTATGCGCACGCCTATGCGATGCGGGTGGACGCATTCCCGCCCGATGGCGAGTTCGCCTGCAGCGACCCCGATATGGCGCTGCGTCAGCTGATCATGGAGGCCGGCTCCGACATCGCCATTCTTGAACCGACGCACTCGGAGCACCGACTGGGTGAGGCCACCGCGGCCTACTGCACGGCCACCAACTTGTGGCTGGCCAACCACTGGCTGGACAGCCACAACAACTGGCACGAGCGGTGGCGCGGATCGGTCTGCGTGGCGATCGAGGAACCGCAGCTGGCGGTGGCCGAGATCGAGCAATGGGCCGAACACCCGTACATGGCGCAGGTTCTGATCAAGGCCGAGCCGCGGCCGTCGTGGGGTGATCCGAAGTACGACCCGATCTGGGCGGCGGCCACCAAACACGACATCACCGTGAGCTGCCACCTGTCCCGCGGGGAGTACGAAACCCTGCCGACACCGCCGGTCGGATTGCCCAGCTATAACCACGACTTCATGGTCAGCTACTCGCTGTTGGCGGCCAACCAGGTGATGAGCCTGATCTTCGACGGGGTCTTCGACCGGTTCCCGACCCTGCGCATCGTGTTCGTCGAGCACGCCTTCACCTGGATCCTGCCGCTGATGTGGCGCATGGACGCCATCTACGAAGCCCGTAAGAGCTGGATGGACATCAAGCGCAAGCCCAGCGAATACGTCAAGGACCACATCAAGTTCACCACCCAGCCGCTGGACTACCCCGAGGACAAGACCGAACTGTCCCGGGCCTTCGAGTGGATGGAATGCGAGAAAATCCTGCTGTACTCCAGCGATTACCCACACTGGACCTTCGACGACCCACGCTGGCTGGTCAAGCACCTGCCCGAGCACGCGCGTGAGGCCATCATGTTCCGCAACGGCATCGAGACCTACAAGCTGCCCGAGACCGTCCCGGTCCTCGAAGGACAGGTCCGGGTGCTCTGA
- a CDS encoding Rieske 2Fe-2S domain-containing protein — protein MTEPEKRQRLAQGREHVVATVDEIPPGTHKLVPIGRHGVGVYNVNGTFYAIANYCPHEGGPLCSGRARGRTIVDEDVPGDAVMVRDKEFIYCPWHQWGFELATGTTAVKPEWSIRTYPVRVVGDDVLVMA, from the coding sequence ATGACCGAACCGGAGAAGCGCCAACGGCTCGCGCAGGGACGCGAGCATGTCGTGGCCACCGTCGACGAAATCCCGCCCGGCACACACAAGCTGGTGCCGATCGGGCGGCACGGAGTGGGCGTGTACAACGTCAACGGCACGTTCTACGCGATCGCCAACTATTGCCCGCACGAGGGCGGACCGCTCTGCTCCGGCCGGGCTCGGGGTCGCACGATCGTGGACGAGGACGTACCCGGCGACGCGGTGATGGTCCGCGACAAGGAGTTCATCTATTGCCCATGGCACCAATGGGGTTTCGAGCTGGCGACCGGCACCACCGCGGTGAAGCCGGAATGGAGTATCCGTACCTACCCGGTCCGTGTGGTTGGAGATGATGTGTTGGTGATGGCATGA
- a CDS encoding alpha/beta fold hydrolase produces the protein MTATLGTPELKPGEKTMEVNGGNVVYEILGDKGDFIALTPGGRFSKDIPGLRPLAEALVEGGYRVLLWDRPNCGRSDVQFYGQSESHMRAETLYHLITGLDIGPCFILGGSGGARDSMLTTMLYPEIVRKLVVWNIVGGVYGSFVLGGHYITPSILAVRGLGIEGLLNVPEWRERISENPANRRRLLDLDADEFLKVMLRWLNAFVSKPGQTIPGVPDEMFDNITVPTLIIRGGENDWDHPKRTSLEVSCLIKGSKLIDPPWPEDAWERAGEKFAQSGGKTFCLFDTWVQAAPAIIEFLRSS, from the coding sequence ATGACCGCGACGTTGGGCACCCCCGAACTCAAGCCGGGCGAGAAGACCATGGAGGTCAACGGCGGCAACGTCGTCTACGAAATCCTCGGCGACAAGGGCGATTTCATCGCGCTGACTCCCGGCGGCCGGTTCAGCAAGGACATTCCGGGCCTGCGGCCGTTGGCCGAGGCCCTCGTCGAGGGCGGCTACCGGGTGCTGCTGTGGGACCGGCCGAACTGCGGCAGGTCGGACGTGCAGTTCTACGGGCAGAGCGAATCACACATGCGGGCCGAGACGCTGTACCACCTGATCACCGGCCTGGACATCGGGCCGTGCTTCATCCTCGGTGGCTCCGGTGGCGCGCGGGACTCGATGCTGACCACCATGCTCTATCCCGAGATCGTCCGAAAGCTGGTGGTGTGGAACATCGTCGGCGGTGTGTACGGCTCGTTTGTTCTCGGTGGCCACTACATCACGCCGAGCATCCTGGCGGTGCGCGGACTCGGTATCGAAGGGTTGCTGAACGTGCCGGAGTGGCGCGAGCGGATCTCGGAGAACCCCGCGAACCGCCGGCGCCTGCTCGACCTCGACGCCGACGAGTTCCTCAAGGTCATGCTGCGTTGGCTCAATGCGTTCGTGTCGAAACCCGGCCAGACCATCCCGGGTGTTCCCGACGAGATGTTCGACAACATCACCGTGCCCACCCTGATCATCCGCGGCGGCGAGAACGACTGGGACCATCCCAAGCGCACCTCGCTTGAGGTGAGTTGCCTGATCAAGGGTTCCAAGCTGATCGACCCACCCTGGCCCGAGGACGCCTGGGAGCGCGCCGGCGAGAAGTTCGCGCAGAGCGGCGGAAAGACGTTCTGCCTGTTCGACACCTGGGTGCAGGCCGCCCCGGCGATCATCGAATTCCTGAGGTCCTCGTGA